Proteins from one Diprion similis isolate iyDipSimi1 chromosome 3, iyDipSimi1.1, whole genome shotgun sequence genomic window:
- the LOC124404951 gene encoding guanine nucleotide-releasing factor 2 isoform X1, with protein MPQYDDSFLDSPFFRSRAKSYSVQKRGITNPKVSHLSATPTLLAVTNTGILLVPSVSAIDLTSIKEVEERHSGKARGGKLARRARSFKEDFLEKLSHMRSPGGSSGSGGGAPGGGSRTGTRAASPSSPRTSRDKNAGGDPLEKNPLHDLHNHVRQVQLALLHFRDVVSKNKLEMLPGNGTIVLETVTTIHTVLKSYLLYENSSTLGSATNQVYQALAQLLKLCDDVLLHGDQSSALDSDNVTHVISLVEEAVKNLVSLAQEKIFNRQKPAPITTNNRTSGFGSELMPQRNSLPDIPLTPRERQILEQTATANTLVRSSHSSESILRDSSPPPKPPLPDRTNVSASEENSSTGPPPPLPPKKRTRAQQLLDESETLLASSLDRVSLRSRSPEDSSSLLSASAGSLDSALNHSRDEDEIRAIMGPNDESLNDSMDLSLMATIQGMQVNGNTSCGCWDNSEPNLPSTMLLGQQTPQDILHPFTGIEGKMERLSTQTQESGFASMHSQRSSSQSYTTASSMTSKRSSQQSSISFNSQSFSSQQQSFSQQKISADSNGSVFSQRTITSSRSTHCTTNISGNGDAALLEKLVNELDGTSRPDMNGIPPALPEKRLRRRKERQPSQYDNVPENEHLSTCSLHTTNSDSPDTNKPPPLPLKKRHMFQSVAYSVMAYMEMFGNCAHSNNDFISGLGTRHSVAAYNSMQAEWQQHEMSLTTTQSCSFVAHSTTSTHDATSISVTVPPLIEDVMNNYSLPPALPPKRCRSIKSNNVTPPPVSPKPVVSMQNSFSTDIATVPIKSAELVVPSAKTEPNPSSPSVTMLVNNVPPEITLPASRPTSNALSTVSVGENGMNALDLLDVDQDESILEELDISKYLVLKKPEEDGPDIRGGHPDALIIHATKANKNDEKESDLSKYSTLCADFLYQEAFLTTYRTFLSPLELIQKLHRRHQRFSCFPDVLKQRAAKEAFSLLVRVVSDLTISDLDDVLLQTLMEFVQQLVCSGDLTMAKALRVKILEKHLRKRLQATQPILSSLSVSTRQSSLLDFKSEQIAEQMTLLDAELFINIEIPEVLIWAQEQNEERSPNLTRFTEHFNKMSYWARSRILEQNEPKDREKYVVKFIKIMKHLRKINNFNSYLALLSALDSAPIRRLEWQKHITEGLKEYCALIDSSSSFRAYRQALAETQPPCIPYIGLVLQDLTFVHIGNSDLLPDGTINFSKRWQQFNIVENMKRFKKGMYTFKKHERIIAFFNNFDDFLCEDSMWQISESIKPRGGKKTHSQN; from the exons ATGCCACAGTACGACGATTCCTTCCTAGACTCCCCCTTCTTCAGGAGCCGAGCAAAAAGCTACAGCGTTCAAAAACGCGGCATTACGAATCCTAAGGTTTCGCACTTGTCGGCCACCCCGACTTTACTCGCTGTTACCAACACCGGAATTCTTCTTGTGCCATCTGTATCGGCCATCGACTTAACTTCtataaaag AAGTCGAGGAAAGGCACAGCGGGAAGGCTCGGGGCGGTAAATTGGCACGACGAGCGCGATCCTTCAAGGAGGACTTCCTGGAGAAATTGTCCCACATGCGCTCTCCCGGCGGAAGTAGCGGCAGCGGGGGCGGGGCTCCAGGAGGCGGCAGCAGGACCGGGACTCGCGCCGCCTCGCCTTCGTCCCCCAGGACGTCCCGGGACAAAAACGCCGGCGGAGATCCTCTGGAGAAGAACCCGCTCCACGACCTGCACAACCATGTCCGACAAGTTCAGCTAGCGCTGTTGCACTTCCGAGACGTCGTCTCGAAGAACAAGCTCGAGATGCTTCCAGGGAACGGCACGATCGTCCTGGAAACTGTCACGACGATACACACTGTCTTGAAATCCTATCTGCTCTACGAGAACAG TTCTACCTTGGGATCGGCTACGAATCAAGTTTACCAAGCATTGGCGCAGCTGTTGAAGCTGTGCGACGACGTCTTGCTTCACGGTGACCAGTCTTCGGCTCTGGATAGCGACAACGTAACCCATGTGATCAGCCTGGTAGAAGAAGCTGTCAAGAATCTGGTCAGTCTGGCTCAGGAGAAGATATTCAACAGGCAGAAGCCTGCGCCGATAACGACGAATAACAG AACTTCTGGATTTGGATCGGAACTCATGCCACAACGAAACTCTTTACCCGACATTCCACTCACTCCGAGAGAAAGACAGATTCTGGAGCAGACTGCAACCGCCAACACTTTGGTTCGCAGTTCGCACAGTTCCGAATCCATACTCAGGGACTCCAGTCCGCCGCCTAAACCACCGCTGCCGGATAG GACCAACGTATCCGCTTCCGAAGAAAACAGTTCCACTGGACCACCACCGCCACTTCCGCCGAAGAAAAGAACTCGAGCTCAGCAGCTGCTCGATGAGTCGGAAACACTTCTTGCGTCTAGTTTAGACAGGGTTTCCCTCCGGAGTCGGTCGCCAGAAGACTCGTCCTCGCTCCTGAGCGCTTCGGCTGGGAGTCTCGATTCCGCCTTGAATCACTCACGGGATGAAGATGAAATCCGCGCCATCATGGGTCCCAATGATGAGTCTCTTAATGACAGTATGGATCTCAGTCTGATGGCTACAATTCAAG GCATGCAGGTGAACGGTAACACAAGCTGTGGATGCTGGGACAATTCAGAACCAAATCTTCCTAGCACGATGCTGCTTGGTCAGCAAACTCCACAGGATATTCTCCACCCTTTTACCG gtATAGAGGGCAAAATGGAACGACTATCAACGCAGACTCAAGAGTCTGGTTTTGCATCAATGCACTCGCAGCGTAGTTCGTCTCAGAGCTACACGACTGCATCCAGCATGACTTCGAAAAGGTCTTCACAGCAAAGTAGCATAAGTTTTAATTCACAATCATTCAGTTCTCAACAACAATCGTTTTCCCAACAAAAAATATCTGCGGATAGTAACGGATCGGTTTTCTCTCAAAGGACAATCACAAGCTCAAGAAGCACCCATTGCACCACAAACATCAGCGGCAATGGGGATGCAGCCTTGCTTGAAAAACTGGTAAAT GAACTTGACGGCACCAGCAGACCTGATATGAACGGTATACCACCAGCCCTTCCAGAAAAGAGATTGAGGCGTCGTAAGGAACGGCAGCCTTCGCAGTATGACAATGTACCTGAGAACGAACATTTGTCAACGTGCAGTTTGCACACGACCAACAGCGACAGTCCAGACACAAACAAACCTCCGCCATTGCCTCTGAAGAAACGGCACA TGTTCCAATCAGTGGCATATTCCG TTATGGCTTATATGGAGATGTTTGGGAACTGCGCCCACAGCAACAACGACTTCATATCTGGATTGGGAACACGACATTCGGTAGCCGCTTACAATTCCATGCAAGCCGAATGGCAGCAGCATGAAATGTCGCTTACCACGACGCAGTCTTGTTCTTTTGTTGCGCATTCAACCACGAGCACTCACGACGCCACAAG CATTTCGGTAACCGTACCTCCGCTAATAGAGGATGTGATGAATAATTATAGTCTACCGCCAGCCTTGCCGCCGAAAAGGTGCCGGTCTATCAAATCGAACAACGTTACCCCTCCTCCAGTGTCGCCAAAGCCGGTTGTCAGTATGCAAAATAGCTTTTCTACCGACATAGCTACTGTACCAATAAAATCTGCCGAACTGGTCGTGCCCAGTGCAAAGACAGAACCGAATCCTTCGTCTCCAAGTGTAACAATGCTG GTCAATAACGTGCCACCGGAAATCACATTGCCGGCTTCACGACCAACTAGCAATGCTCTATCAACAGTTTCTGTTGGTGAGAATGGGATGAATGCCCTGGACCTGTTGGATGTAGATCAAGATGAAAGTATTTTGGAAGAGTTGGACATAAGCAAATATTTGGTATTGAAAAAGCCGGAGGAAGACGGACCTGACATACGTGGTGGACATCCCGACGCTCTGATCATACATGCCACTAAAGCCAACAAAAACG ACGAAAAGGAATCAG aTTTGTCAAAATACTCAACTTTGTGTGCAGATTTCCTGTACCAGGAAGCATTCTTAACTACGTACAGAACATTTCTGTCGCCGCTCGAGTTGATCCAGAAGTTGCATAGAAGACATCAACGATTTTCCTGTTTTCCGGATGTGTTAAAGCAGCGAGCAGCTAAAGAGGCGTTCTCTCTGCTGGTCAGAGTTGTTAGCGATTTAAC GATATCGGATCTGGATGACGTGCTCCTCCAAACGCTGATGGAGTTCGTGCAGCAACTGGTTTGCAGCGGGGATCTGACGATGGCCAAGGCTCTGAGAGttaaaatattggaaaaacaCCTGAGGAAGCGGCTGCAAGCAACTCAGCCGATACTATCGTCCCTGAGTGTTTCAACGAGACAATCCTCCCTGCTGGATTTCAAAAGCGAACAGATCGCTGAGCAGATGACACTCCTTGATGCAGAACTTTTCATCAACATCGAGATACCAGAAGTGCTGATCTGGGCACAGGAGCAAAACGAGGAGAGAAGTCCAAACCTGACGAGGTTCACGGAGCACTTTAACAAAATGTCGTATTGGGCCAGATCCCGAATATTGGAGCAGAACGAGCCAAAGGATAGAGAGAAATACGTCGTCAAGTTTATAAAGATAATGAAACACCTCAGGAAAATCAACAATTTTAATAGTTACCTCGCGCTCTTGTCAGCACTGGATAGCGCGCCAATCAGGAGGCTCGAATGGCAAAAGCACATTACCGAAGGCCTCAAGGAATATTGCGCTTTAATCGACAGTTCAAGCAGCTTTCGAGCCTACAGACAAGCCTTGGCTGAGACTCAGCCACCATGCATTCCTTACAT AGGACTCGTTCTGCAAGACTTAACATTCGTGCACATCGGAAACAGCGACTTGTTACCTGACGGCacgattaatttttccaaacgGTGGCAGCAATTCAACATTGTCGAGAATATGAAGAGGTTCAAGAAAGG GATGTATACCTTTAAAAAGCATGAACGTATAATAGCGTTCTTCAACAACTTCGATGACTTCCTCTGTGAGGACTCTATGTGGCAGATCTCTGAGAGCATCAAGCCCCGGGGGGGTAAGAAGACTCATTCGCAAAACTAG
- the LOC124404951 gene encoding guanine nucleotide-releasing factor 2 isoform X4: MPQYDDSFLDSPFFRSRAKSYSVQKRGITNPKVSHLSATPTLLAVTNTGILLVPSVSAIDLTSIKEVEERHSGKARGGKLARRARSFKEDFLEKLSHMRSPGGSSGSGGGAPGGGSRTGTRAASPSSPRTSRDKNAGGDPLEKNPLHDLHNHVRQVQLALLHFRDVVSKNKLEMLPGNGTIVLETVTTIHTVLKSYLLYENSSTLGSATNQVYQALAQLLKLCDDVLLHGDQSSALDSDNVTHVISLVEEAVKNLVSLAQEKIFNRQKPAPITTNNRTSGFGSELMPQRNSLPDIPLTPRERQILEQTATANTLVRSSHSSESILRDSSPPPKPPLPDRTNVSASEENSSTGPPPPLPPKKRTRAQQLLDESETLLASSLDRVSLRSRSPEDSSSLLSASAGSLDSALNHSRDEDEIRAIMGPNDESLNDSMDLSLMATIQGMQVNGNTSCGCWDNSEPNLPSTMLLGQQTPQDILHPFTGIEGKMERLSTQTQESGFASMHSQRSSSQSYTTASSMTSKRSSQQSSISFNSQSFSSQQQSFSQQKISADSNGSVFSQRTITSSRSTHCTTNISGNGDAALLEKLVNELDGTSRPDMNGIPPALPEKRLRRRKERQPSQYDNVPENEHLSTCSLHTTNSDSPDTNKPPPLPLKKRHMFQSVAYSVMAYMEMFGNCAHSNNDFISGLGTRHSVAAYNSMQAEWQQHEMSLTTTQSCSFVAHSTTSTHDATSISVTVPPLIEDVMNNYSLPPALPPKRCRSIKSNNVTPPPVSPKPVVSMQNSFSTDIATVPIKSAELVVPSAKTEPNPSSPSVTMLVNNVPPEITLPASRPTSNALSTVSVGENGMNALDLLDVDQDESILEELDISKYLVLKKPEEDGPDIRGGHPDALIIHATKANKNDFLYQEAFLTTYRTFLSPLELIQKLHRRHQRFSCFPDVLKQRAAKEAFSLLVRVVSDLTISDLDDVLLQTLMEFVQQLVCSGDLTMAKALRVKILEKHLRKRLQATQPILSSLSVSTRQSSLLDFKSEQIAEQMTLLDAELFINIEIPEVLIWAQEQNEERSPNLTRFTEHFNKMSYWARSRILEQNEPKDREKYVVKFIKIMKHLRKINNFNSYLALLSALDSAPIRRLEWQKHITEGLKEYCALIDSSSSFRAYRQALAETQPPCIPYIGLVLQDLTFVHIGNSDLLPDGTINFSKRWQQFNIVENMKRFKKGMYTFKKHERIIAFFNNFDDFLCEDSMWQISESIKPRGGKKTHSQN; the protein is encoded by the exons ATGCCACAGTACGACGATTCCTTCCTAGACTCCCCCTTCTTCAGGAGCCGAGCAAAAAGCTACAGCGTTCAAAAACGCGGCATTACGAATCCTAAGGTTTCGCACTTGTCGGCCACCCCGACTTTACTCGCTGTTACCAACACCGGAATTCTTCTTGTGCCATCTGTATCGGCCATCGACTTAACTTCtataaaag AAGTCGAGGAAAGGCACAGCGGGAAGGCTCGGGGCGGTAAATTGGCACGACGAGCGCGATCCTTCAAGGAGGACTTCCTGGAGAAATTGTCCCACATGCGCTCTCCCGGCGGAAGTAGCGGCAGCGGGGGCGGGGCTCCAGGAGGCGGCAGCAGGACCGGGACTCGCGCCGCCTCGCCTTCGTCCCCCAGGACGTCCCGGGACAAAAACGCCGGCGGAGATCCTCTGGAGAAGAACCCGCTCCACGACCTGCACAACCATGTCCGACAAGTTCAGCTAGCGCTGTTGCACTTCCGAGACGTCGTCTCGAAGAACAAGCTCGAGATGCTTCCAGGGAACGGCACGATCGTCCTGGAAACTGTCACGACGATACACACTGTCTTGAAATCCTATCTGCTCTACGAGAACAG TTCTACCTTGGGATCGGCTACGAATCAAGTTTACCAAGCATTGGCGCAGCTGTTGAAGCTGTGCGACGACGTCTTGCTTCACGGTGACCAGTCTTCGGCTCTGGATAGCGACAACGTAACCCATGTGATCAGCCTGGTAGAAGAAGCTGTCAAGAATCTGGTCAGTCTGGCTCAGGAGAAGATATTCAACAGGCAGAAGCCTGCGCCGATAACGACGAATAACAG AACTTCTGGATTTGGATCGGAACTCATGCCACAACGAAACTCTTTACCCGACATTCCACTCACTCCGAGAGAAAGACAGATTCTGGAGCAGACTGCAACCGCCAACACTTTGGTTCGCAGTTCGCACAGTTCCGAATCCATACTCAGGGACTCCAGTCCGCCGCCTAAACCACCGCTGCCGGATAG GACCAACGTATCCGCTTCCGAAGAAAACAGTTCCACTGGACCACCACCGCCACTTCCGCCGAAGAAAAGAACTCGAGCTCAGCAGCTGCTCGATGAGTCGGAAACACTTCTTGCGTCTAGTTTAGACAGGGTTTCCCTCCGGAGTCGGTCGCCAGAAGACTCGTCCTCGCTCCTGAGCGCTTCGGCTGGGAGTCTCGATTCCGCCTTGAATCACTCACGGGATGAAGATGAAATCCGCGCCATCATGGGTCCCAATGATGAGTCTCTTAATGACAGTATGGATCTCAGTCTGATGGCTACAATTCAAG GCATGCAGGTGAACGGTAACACAAGCTGTGGATGCTGGGACAATTCAGAACCAAATCTTCCTAGCACGATGCTGCTTGGTCAGCAAACTCCACAGGATATTCTCCACCCTTTTACCG gtATAGAGGGCAAAATGGAACGACTATCAACGCAGACTCAAGAGTCTGGTTTTGCATCAATGCACTCGCAGCGTAGTTCGTCTCAGAGCTACACGACTGCATCCAGCATGACTTCGAAAAGGTCTTCACAGCAAAGTAGCATAAGTTTTAATTCACAATCATTCAGTTCTCAACAACAATCGTTTTCCCAACAAAAAATATCTGCGGATAGTAACGGATCGGTTTTCTCTCAAAGGACAATCACAAGCTCAAGAAGCACCCATTGCACCACAAACATCAGCGGCAATGGGGATGCAGCCTTGCTTGAAAAACTGGTAAAT GAACTTGACGGCACCAGCAGACCTGATATGAACGGTATACCACCAGCCCTTCCAGAAAAGAGATTGAGGCGTCGTAAGGAACGGCAGCCTTCGCAGTATGACAATGTACCTGAGAACGAACATTTGTCAACGTGCAGTTTGCACACGACCAACAGCGACAGTCCAGACACAAACAAACCTCCGCCATTGCCTCTGAAGAAACGGCACA TGTTCCAATCAGTGGCATATTCCG TTATGGCTTATATGGAGATGTTTGGGAACTGCGCCCACAGCAACAACGACTTCATATCTGGATTGGGAACACGACATTCGGTAGCCGCTTACAATTCCATGCAAGCCGAATGGCAGCAGCATGAAATGTCGCTTACCACGACGCAGTCTTGTTCTTTTGTTGCGCATTCAACCACGAGCACTCACGACGCCACAAG CATTTCGGTAACCGTACCTCCGCTAATAGAGGATGTGATGAATAATTATAGTCTACCGCCAGCCTTGCCGCCGAAAAGGTGCCGGTCTATCAAATCGAACAACGTTACCCCTCCTCCAGTGTCGCCAAAGCCGGTTGTCAGTATGCAAAATAGCTTTTCTACCGACATAGCTACTGTACCAATAAAATCTGCCGAACTGGTCGTGCCCAGTGCAAAGACAGAACCGAATCCTTCGTCTCCAAGTGTAACAATGCTG GTCAATAACGTGCCACCGGAAATCACATTGCCGGCTTCACGACCAACTAGCAATGCTCTATCAACAGTTTCTGTTGGTGAGAATGGGATGAATGCCCTGGACCTGTTGGATGTAGATCAAGATGAAAGTATTTTGGAAGAGTTGGACATAAGCAAATATTTGGTATTGAAAAAGCCGGAGGAAGACGGACCTGACATACGTGGTGGACATCCCGACGCTCTGATCATACATGCCACTAAAGCCAACAAAAACG ATTTCCTGTACCAGGAAGCATTCTTAACTACGTACAGAACATTTCTGTCGCCGCTCGAGTTGATCCAGAAGTTGCATAGAAGACATCAACGATTTTCCTGTTTTCCGGATGTGTTAAAGCAGCGAGCAGCTAAAGAGGCGTTCTCTCTGCTGGTCAGAGTTGTTAGCGATTTAAC GATATCGGATCTGGATGACGTGCTCCTCCAAACGCTGATGGAGTTCGTGCAGCAACTGGTTTGCAGCGGGGATCTGACGATGGCCAAGGCTCTGAGAGttaaaatattggaaaaacaCCTGAGGAAGCGGCTGCAAGCAACTCAGCCGATACTATCGTCCCTGAGTGTTTCAACGAGACAATCCTCCCTGCTGGATTTCAAAAGCGAACAGATCGCTGAGCAGATGACACTCCTTGATGCAGAACTTTTCATCAACATCGAGATACCAGAAGTGCTGATCTGGGCACAGGAGCAAAACGAGGAGAGAAGTCCAAACCTGACGAGGTTCACGGAGCACTTTAACAAAATGTCGTATTGGGCCAGATCCCGAATATTGGAGCAGAACGAGCCAAAGGATAGAGAGAAATACGTCGTCAAGTTTATAAAGATAATGAAACACCTCAGGAAAATCAACAATTTTAATAGTTACCTCGCGCTCTTGTCAGCACTGGATAGCGCGCCAATCAGGAGGCTCGAATGGCAAAAGCACATTACCGAAGGCCTCAAGGAATATTGCGCTTTAATCGACAGTTCAAGCAGCTTTCGAGCCTACAGACAAGCCTTGGCTGAGACTCAGCCACCATGCATTCCTTACAT AGGACTCGTTCTGCAAGACTTAACATTCGTGCACATCGGAAACAGCGACTTGTTACCTGACGGCacgattaatttttccaaacgGTGGCAGCAATTCAACATTGTCGAGAATATGAAGAGGTTCAAGAAAGG GATGTATACCTTTAAAAAGCATGAACGTATAATAGCGTTCTTCAACAACTTCGATGACTTCCTCTGTGAGGACTCTATGTGGCAGATCTCTGAGAGCATCAAGCCCCGGGGGGGTAAGAAGACTCATTCGCAAAACTAG